The proteins below come from a single Synechococcus sp. WH 8101 genomic window:
- a CDS encoding MraY family glycosyltransferase yields the protein MILASSPLAVAVASFALAAGITTVIVPRVRSLGLRYGFTDQPDPRKQHSTPMVRLGGVGMMLGFSFALAVTWILGGFGLLAPDRDQLIWTTLAGSLCFFIIGLADDLFALSPWPRLAGQVAVAVVVWSQGVRIGAIDFPWLMEAGSPLVLPEPLSLVATVIWLVGITNAINWLDGLDGLAAGVAGIAAVGLVSVSFSLHQVAAGFLAAALAGCCFGFLRHNFNPARIFMGDGGSYFLGFTLAAISIVGPAKGLTTVSLLLPLLILSLPLADMSAVIMGRLREGRSPFYPDRRHLHHRLLRAGFSHRRTVLLIYVFTQWLAALAMVVANVELRFLWLALATAILVGTVVVLRRRQQVELEERRQLTAHPSDPAASETVAHPGGCIAPQSHE from the coding sequence GGGTTCACCGATCAGCCGGATCCACGCAAGCAACACTCCACCCCGATGGTCCGCCTCGGCGGGGTGGGCATGATGCTCGGCTTCAGCTTTGCTCTCGCGGTCACCTGGATACTGGGGGGATTCGGGCTCTTGGCGCCCGATCGGGATCAATTGATCTGGACCACCCTTGCCGGATCGCTCTGCTTTTTCATCATCGGATTGGCCGATGACCTCTTTGCTCTCTCGCCCTGGCCTCGGCTCGCGGGGCAGGTGGCGGTGGCTGTGGTGGTCTGGTCGCAGGGTGTCCGCATCGGGGCGATTGATTTCCCCTGGTTGATGGAGGCCGGCAGCCCGTTGGTGCTGCCTGAGCCGCTCAGTCTGGTGGCCACGGTGATCTGGTTGGTGGGCATCACCAATGCGATCAACTGGCTTGATGGGCTCGATGGCCTGGCCGCGGGAGTCGCGGGAATCGCGGCCGTGGGTCTGGTGTCGGTGAGTTTTTCCCTGCACCAGGTGGCGGCAGGGTTTCTCGCTGCCGCCTTGGCCGGCTGCTGTTTTGGCTTTCTGCGCCACAACTTCAATCCGGCCCGGATCTTCATGGGTGATGGCGGGTCGTATTTCCTGGGATTCACCCTGGCGGCGATCAGCATTGTGGGGCCCGCCAAGGGGCTCACCACCGTCAGCCTGTTGCTACCACTGCTGATTCTGTCCTTGCCCCTCGCCGACATGAGCGCCGTGATCATGGGTCGGCTTCGGGAGGGGCGTTCACCCTTCTATCCAGACCGACGCCATCTGCACCATCGGCTGCTGCGGGCTGGCTTCAGTCATCGCCGCACGGTGCTTTTGATCTACGTGTTCACCCAATGGCTGGCCGCACTGGCCATGGTGGTGGCCAATGTGGAGCTGCGGTTTCTCTGGCTCGCTCTGGCAACGGCCATTCTGGTGGGAACGGTGGTGGTGTTGCGCCGGCGGCAGCAGGTCGAACTGGAGGAGCGACGGCAGTTGACTGCGCATCCATCGGATCCTGCGGCCTCTGAAACGGTGGCGCATCCCGGGGGGTGTATCGCCCCTCAGTCCCACGAGTAG